The nucleotide window CATCTTATCAGCAGCTTCAAAACAGTCATAAGGCGAATTTATGAGGTTATTTGCGCCATTAGGTGAGCAGTTTTCAGCGTCCTCTTCTTCTTTATAAAGTTCCATTATCAGAAATTGCATCACTTTTAGCTTGTCAGCACGAGATAGCTTTTGCAGGTTGGGCAATAGTTCAGTAATAGTCATAAATACAACTCTAAGATTTCCTAAATTAATACTACCATGAATATTCGATATTGTAGGGTGCTTTAACAAAGTGTAATGCACCTTAATTATAATCATTTATAGGGATTTAACCCCGTCAAATTCTCGATTTATTGAAAAGCGATTTTCTTGTTGTCTGTATTTGTGTTAAAATAGTAGAAAAATAATTTCAATAATGACCAAAACCATGAAAAAACTAGAAATCGAACTGGATGAAACAACTTACGATAAGATTGAACAATTAACAAAAACCCATCATTGTCAAGTTTCTGACTTAATTAAAGCGATGGTTGAACAATTAACCCAAGCAGAAATCATGAAGGATTCATTAATCGGTAAATGGTCAAATGATGCTGAAGTAGTCGATCAAATGATTGCAGAAATTTTGCAAAATAGAACCTAAAAAATAATTGGTTCATGAAACAGGCATCTTTGCTAGATACAGATATATTTTCAGAAATTCGCAAAGGTAAAAATACCAAAATTGTTACACAAGCTCTTGCTTATAAAGCAATTTTTATAAAATATACTATCTCAGTAATCACCGTTTCGGAAATCATTAAAGGATGGAGAAAAATTAATCGAAATGATCGAGTTAGAGAATTTTAAAAAGACTTAGAAGAAATAGAAATAGTATCTCTAGACATCAAAAGCACTGAATTATCAGGATTAATTAATGCTGACTTAGAAAAAAATGGTCAGTGTATTGGATTGGCTGATGTATTAATTGCTTCAATGGCAATATCAAATAATTTAATTTTAGTGACTAATAATATTAAACATTATCAGAGAATTCAATTATTAGGGTATCCTTTAATAATTAATAACTGGAAATAGTGCGATCGCATGAATTACAGTTTCATCCAGATGAAACTTAATCTTATTTAAATCTAAGATTTCCTAAATTTATACTACCATGAATATTCGATTGTGTAGAGGGGTTTAACAAAGTTGGTTATACTTTTTCTTAGAAATCAAACTACAGTCTTTGATGCGTCCCCGACGCATCCTACAATTTTATTTATTGTGTAGTTTAAGCCTGCGTAGGCAGGCTTAGTCCATATAGCTACACCCTTCAGGGTGTAGGAATTTAGCCAATTTATATTAAACAAAAATACAGCCGCTTCGCCCAGGAATAGTTAAAGAAACTTGCTGATTATCCCAAGAAATCTCACTATTACCATAAACTAATTTATTAGGAGGGCTTTCGTTGACTTCAAAATTAAAGTCAATGTTTTTCTTTTCATCATCTACATTAACGGCGACTAAAACCCTTTGCTTGTCTAAGCTACGAGTAAAGACATAAACCGTATCATCAGCATAAACGATTTGATAATCTCCGGTTCTTAAAGCCGGATATTGATGACGAATTGCAATGATTTGTTTATGAAACTCTAAAGCGTCTAAATCCCAATCTTCCTCTTTAGGAAAAGTGCGCCGACAGTCCGGATCTTTTCCGCCTTCTAATCCGACTTCTTCCCCATAATAAATACTAGGCGCACCCGGAAAGGTAAACATCAGCAAGGTAATTAATTTGATACTGGGTTTATCTTTGCCTGTAGCTGTTATCACTCTAGCCGTATCATGACTGTTAAATAAATTCAGTTGAGTTAACTGAATCTCCCAAGGATAACGAGATAATAAATCCTCCATTTTTCGCCCATAAGTACAGGCAGATAAACCCGGATAAGGGCTAAAATCTTGGTCTTCATAATAGTCTCGAATGATCTTATCCCCAGCAACAAAAGCGATCGTCGCCTCAGCAAAGGGATAATTCATCACCCCATCAAATTGATCTCCTTTTAACCATTGGGTAGCATCATCCCAAATTTCTCCGACTATATAAGCTTCTGG belongs to Gloeothece citriformis PCC 7424 and includes:
- a CDS encoding glycoside hydrolase family 13 protein, which translates into the protein MTIQTPDWVKNAVFYQIFPDRFARSQHPKYGLWQSSNLEPWDSPPTYQGYKGGDLWGVIEKLDYLKDLGINAIYFTPIFQSASNHRYHTHDYYQVDPMLGGNVAFDALIEEAHQRNIKVVLDGVFNHASRGFLFFNDILEHGPNSAWLNWFKIEGWPVSAYNGEYPANYVGWAGNRALPEFNHENPEVREYIMQVGEYWLKKGIDGWRLDVPFEIKVPGFWEEFRSRVKAINPEAYIVGEIWDDATQWLKGDQFDGVMNYPFAEATIAFVAGDKIIRDYYEDQDFSPYPGLSACTYGRKMEDLLSRYPWEIQLTQLNLFNSHDTARVITATGKDKPSIKLITLLMFTFPGAPSIYYGEEVGLEGGKDPDCRRTFPKEEDWDLDALEFHKQIIAIRHQYPALRTGDYQIVYADDTVYVFTRSLDKQRVLVAVNVDDEKKNIDFNFEVNESPPNKLVYGNSEISWDNQQVSLTIPGRSGCIFV